CCCGCCGACGACGGCGTGCTGTTATTGCACATAGACGGAATCGACACCGTGCACCCCGACACACCCGCCGTCGTCTCCGTCACATCATGAAACGCGCTCGGCGTGCTCGCGGCCAGCCGGTACAGCAGCGGATTCACATTGCCCGCCGCAACTCCCGTGGCCGAATTCATCAGCGCCACGATGCCCGCCATCCCTGGCGCCGCCGCGCTCGTTCCGCCAAACACCTCAAACTCATTCTTCGAGCAATCGCCACCCGCATACGCCAGGCACGCGAGATACCCGTCGTGCGTCGCCGAGCTCAGCGCCACATCCGGCACATCGCGCATTCCATCCGCCGGCACTCCCGCGCCCGTCTGCCAGCTTGGCTTCGCAATGTACGCGCTCGCGCCTCCGCCCGTCGCCGCGGCCACATACGTCAGCTGGTTGGTGGACCCCGCCTGCGTTGGCTCGTTCCACGCGCCCTCCGGGATATAGCTGACCGCCGAGCTCTCGCCACTCCCGTTCTGCGCGCTCCAATAGTTGCTCGCGTCGCTCGTATCCGCAAACTCCGTCCCACCCACACACGTCGCATAGCTGCTCGAGCAGATGTAGTTAATGCTCGCCGTCTGCGTCACCGGCAGCTTGCTCGAGTTGCCATCGCACCCCGCCGCGCCCGAGTCCCCACTCGACACCATCACGCTGATCCCCTCAGCCGCCGCCGCCGAGAACAGCGTGTTCCACACACTCACGCCCTGCTGTCCCGCATCCGCCTCGCAGTCGCCAAATGAGATGCTCATCACCGGATCCACCAGCGTATTCACCTCATACGCCGCGGCCGTATAAATCCCGCTCACCGTGTTCGAGTCCGCGCTCACCACCAGGTCCACACCCGCGCCCGGAGCCGTTCCCATCACGCGGTCTACATCCAGCGTCGCCTCGTCCTGGTCGCCGCCATTCGTCGTCCCGGGGTCAATCCCGCCCGTCGGGATAATCACATTCGGCTGCGCCGTCGGCAGTCCCGTCAGGCTCTCAAACTGGCTGATGTCCGTCGCTGCCACGCGCGACCGCCCAATGATCGCGACGTGCTGCGCCTTGCCCGCCACCGTCGCGCCCGTATTCCCGCCGCTGTACACCGAGCTCACGTCATAGATCGTCGCGAAATCGTTCGGCGTCAAAAAGTGCTGCCCATTGGTCGCCGTAAGCATCGGCTTCGCCGTCAATCCGCCGCCCGCAACCTGCGCCGTCAACTTGCCCTGCACCGCCGTCGCAATGCTCTGCGGATGCAGCGAGCTCTGGCTCATCCCATGCACTCCTGCAATCACTGCCTGCAGCGCTGCCGGAACGCTCGGCTCCGAAGTCGCCGATAGCCGCGTCTCCGCACCCACCCGATACTCCGCAAAGTTCGTCCGGAAGGCATTGCTCACCGCTGTCACGCTGCCTGTCACATCCAGCAGCACGCCATTCGGCTCCACGCGCGTAACCGTCAGCCCTTCCTGCTGCAGCCAGCTCTCCACCGCCTGCAGGTCCGCCGGAGCCACGCCAAACATGCTGCCCACCTGCGCCGGCGTCAGCCACTGGTGATACAGCGCCGACCCGGGCGTCTGCTGCTCAGCCAGCAGCGTCTCAAACGCCGCCTGCGTCGCAGCATCCCGCTTCAGCACCACTGTCACCTGCAGCGGCGCGCTCACCGGAACGGTCGCCGCGGCAGCATTCTCCGCGCGCACCCACAAAGGCAGGTGCCCGCCAAGCTGCACACGAGTCGTCAGGTCAGGATTTGCAGCAACACGCCGCTCCGGCGTCGCTCGCAGCGCATTCAGCGCGCGTGATGCCGCGCCGGAACCAGACTGCGCAGAGCAGGGAACTGCCAGAGCTGCGGCGGCAAGGGAAAGCACACCGAAGCGCCTGAAGGGGCCGAAGAAAGTGGGTCGCAAGCAGGAGTCTCGTTTTCGGGGGTATGGCAGCGTGGACGGCGCTCCAAAATTTAGACGGTCGTCCCACATAAAGGTTACGCTATGCGACCTTTGGGTAACAAGCCACGTTACTCGTGGGAGGTTGATGGTTACTTTCAGGTGAGAAGCGCCTCCGCCCTCTCCGGTTGCCTCGACCCTTGCCTCGGGTTCCCGCCGACAGTGCCGTGGCGTCCCGTCGCGTTCCTTCGCGCCCTTTGCGTCAAAAAGGTTTTCCCCCAGCTATCCTGATCGTGGAGAGAACCCCCCATGTCCCGTACCGAATCCACCATGGTCCAGCTCGGCACCATCGCCCCTGCCTTCGAGCTCACTAACGTCCTCACCGGCCGCGCCATGTCGCGCGACGACGTCTTCGCCCTCTCCTGGGACGACAACCTCTCCGACGCCGCCAACATCGCCGTCACCGGTGGCCCCGCCAAAAAGCACGGCCTGCTCGTCATGTTCCTCTCCGTCCACTGCCCGTTCGTCAAGCACGTCGAGCAGGAGCTCGCCAACATCGCCCGCGACTACGCCTCCACCATCGCCATCTGCGGCATCATGTCCAACGACGTCGCCACCTACCCCGACGACTCCCCCGACAACATGCGCGCCCAGGCCACCCGCCTCGGCTGGCGCTTCCCCTACCTCTACGACGAAACCCAGGAGGTCGCCCGCAGCTACAACGCCGCCTGCACCCCTGACTTCTTCCTCTTCAATGGCGCCATGGAGCTTGTCTACCGTGGCCAGCTCGACGACTCCCGTCCCCGCCGCTCCGACGGCTTCGGCAACGACACGCCCGTCACCGGCCGCGATCTCCGCGCCGCCCTCGACGCCGTCATCGCCGGCAAGCGCCCCGACCCCTCCAAACAGCGTGCCTCCATCGGCTGCAACATCAAATGGCGCGAAGGCTAAGAAGGCTGAGGAGCGCCCACGAACCGCTTTTCCGGTACCCCGAGGCTTCAGCCTCGGGTCTCATAGCCCCAAAAAATGAAATGGGGCTTTAGCCCCTGGGTATGCCTTTCGCCCTTTATGCCCAACTCCGCTATCCTGAAGTCCGAGAACGATTTTCACTAACCACTAACCACTAACCACTAACCACTAACTACTCGCCTTATGGACCCAGTCCTCGAACAACTCAAAAACGGCGTCCGCCACTTCCGCGCCGAGACCTTCCCGGCCTTCGCCGACGCCGCCAACGAGCCCCAGCGCCCGCACACCCTCTTCATCACCTGCGCCGACTCCCGCATCGACCCCAACGCCCTCACCGCCACTGGCCCGGGCGAGGTCTTCGTCACCCGCAACATCGGCAACATGATTCCCGCCTACGGTGAAATGCTCGGCGGCGTCTCCGCCGTCATCGAGTTCGCCGTCGCCGGCCTCGGCGTCCGCCACGTCGTCATCTGCGGCCACACCGACTGCGGCGCCATGAAGGCCCTGCTCGACCCCTCCAGCACCGCCAAAATGCCCAGCGTCCGCAACTGGCTCAAGAACGCCCAGACCGCCCTCGCCGTCTCCAACACCCTTCACGAACATGAGATCGAGGACCACGCAGAGCGCCCGCTCATCGACATCCTCACCGAGCAGAACGTCCTCCTCCAGATCCAGCACCTCCGCACCCACCCCTCGGTCGCCACGGCCCTCACCCTCGGCAACCTCACCATCTCCGGCTGGATCTACGACGTCACGACCGGCAACGTCCGCATCGCAGAAAACAACGCCCTCACCTTCACCCCCGTCGAGTAGACAGCCACAACTCCGGGTGCCCCATTCATGCGCGGCTTAATCGCGCATGAGTGGGTATCGCGCGTGGTAGCGCGCGAGAAAAGCCCGCCACCACCCCAACCTCCAACACTGAAGGGGCACGGCTTCAGCCGTGCCATCCCCAGCCGAATCGAATTCGGGGCTTCAGCCCCTGAGGGAAACCTCTTACCGCTTCGTCGCGTCCGACCCATGCTGCTTCACCATCTTGTTGTAGATCCCCAGCAGCAGAAACGGCGCCACCCACTGCCCCACAAACAACGACGCATGTTCCTTCCGGAACGCCTGGCACGCCACCGAGGCCCCAATCGCTGCAATCGCCAGCGCCAGGAACGCGCTCGACGGCGCCTTCGAGGTGTACTTCTCAATCGCCGACGTAACCTGATCTTCCTGTGACTCGCCTGCCTGCACCCGATAATCCGTCATCCTCAAATCTCCTGAGGGCCATAAGCCCTTCCTTGAGAGATGCCGTCTTCCCTACCCTTGCCGTGAACCCATTGTTGCCCCTGCCAAAGCCCTGAGTGCACTTTCCCATCCCATCACTACCGGCCGCGGCAACCCGCACCGATCTTTTACGCAAACGATTGAAAACAAAAACGAAAGTTCACGCGCACCCTGATAAAAAGCCGGATCCCCTATGTCAGGGCCAAGTTCCACATTCCAGAGACTTTGCAGACATCCGCTTTAGAATCAAGACTTTGCACATGAAGTCAAAACCTAAGCGCAATGATATGAATACTTTGCACAAAAAGACGGGGGAGGGGGATACCCCGAATTGACATCTGCCCCCATCGCCCTTAGCTTAAGAAGTCGATGAGCCTTCGCCGCCATCATCACGGACACCACCACCACGCGCATCGCGCGACGGCGGCTGTCTGTGAGGCGATCTAAGCCCTTCACAGGATTCGGAACCCAGCCCGCCACCGCGCCTCGCGAGCGGGCTTTTTGCTGCGCGGGCGCCAACTCCCTCACAATCACTTAAGGACAATATGACCAGCACCGCAGCCCAACCCACACTCGACTTCGCCAAGGCCGGCGGCCTCATCGCCGGCATCGTGCAGGACGCAAAGACCGGCGAGGTTCTCATGCTCGGCTTCTTGAACGAGCTCTCCTATCAAAAAACTCTCGAGAGCGGCTTCGTCACCTTCTGGTCGCGCACGCGCAGCAAGCTCTGGATGAAAGGCGAGACCAGCGGCAACCGCCTGCGCGTCGTCTCCGCCTCCACCGACTGCGACAACGACGCTCTGCTCTTCCGCGTCGAGGTCGAGGGCGACGGCCTCGTCTGCCACGAAGGTACCGTAAGCTGCTTCACCAAACCCATCAGCGTGGAGGAGAAGTAATGGCCTCCAACAAGCTCAAGCTCGGCATCCCCAAGGGCAGCCTTCAGGACGCCACCATCGCCCTCTTCGGCCGCGCCGGCTGGAACATCTACGCCTCTGGCCGCAGCTACTTCCCGTCCATCGACGACGCCGAGATCGAGTGCATGCTCGTCCGCGCGCAGGAGATGGCCCGCTACGTCGAGCACGGCGCCCTGGATGCCGGCCTCACCGGCAACGACTGGGTCCTCGAGAACCAGTCCGATGTCGAGCGCGTGTCGTCACTCACGTATTCGAAAGCCAGCCGCACCGCTGTCCGCTGGGTGCTCGCGGTCCCCGAGGACTCACCCTACAACAAGCCCGAAGACCTCGCCGGCAAGACCATCGCCACCGAGCTGGTCGAATTCACCAAACGCTATTTCGCGGCGAAGAATATTCCCGTGAACGTCGAGTTCTCCTGGGGTGCTACCGAGGTCAAGCCGCCCACGCTCGCGGACGCCATCGTTGAGGTGACGGAGACCGGCAGCTCCCTCCGCGCGAATCGCCTGCGCATCATCGAAACCCTCATGGAGTCTGAGACCCAGCTCATCGCCAACAAGAAAGCCTGGGCCGATTCGTGGAAGCGTTCTAAGATTGAGACCCTCGCGCTGATGCTGAATGGTGCGATGGCCGCGCAGAATCAGGTTGGTCTCATGCTCAACGTTGAGAAGAAGAATCTCGACGAGGTGCTCAACGTGCTGCCGGCGCTTAACTCGCCGACTGTCTCGCATCTGCGCGACGAGAACTGGGTTGCCGTGAACACGATCCTCGAGCAGTCCGTGGTTCGCGACGTCATTCCGCGTCTCAAGGCCGCGGGCGCGACCGGCATCGTAGAGTACCCGCTCAGCAAAGTAGTTCTGTAACAGGAGTCGGCACCATGAAGCTCTCTAGCATCATCATCCTCGTGCTCGGCCTGGGGTTCATCAGCTGGCGTATCACGGCGTTTCTGCTGGAGCGCCGGCGTATGAAGAAGATGGACCGCGAAGGTGTTGTTGTTTATGCCACCTTCCTCTCTTCCGAACCCGTCAAGTTCTTTGGTCGCCCTCAAGCCGATGTCGAGAAAGTGACGCTGCGTGTGCAGGAGCCCGGCAGCACCGAGACGCGCGAGGTGGTCATCAAGACCCGCACGCAACCCGGCCAGAACATGAGCCCCGGCATGCGCGTACCTGTCGTTCTCGATCCCAAGAACCCAAAGCGCGTCTATCCCGCATCTGAAGAGGCGGCCAAACGCGCTGTCGCAACCGGCTCGCGGCTGGAGCGCCGCGTGATGCAGCAACAGATGCGCAAGCCTGGCCGCGGCGTTCCTACTCCGCCCTCGGGCTACCAGCCGCCACCCTCCACCATGCGCCCGCGCCGCTAATCAGCAACAAGGAAGCCCATTGAAGATTCTGAAGACATTCGGCGAGAACGCGAAGGCCACGGAGGCTGCCATTCGCCAGCTCGAAGCGCGCGGCGCGACCAACACCGCGAAGGTGGACGCGACCGTGCGCGAGATTCTCGCTGCCGTGCGTGAGCGCGGCGATGCTGCGCTGCGCGAATATGCCACACGCTTCGATAGCCTGCCCGAAGGTCAGCCTCTGCTGGTCTCCAAGCAGGAGATGCAGCGCGCGTGGGAAGCCACTTCAGAAGAGCTGCGCGCTGCGCTGCGTCTCGCGCAGGCGAATATTCGCACCTTCGCCGAACGCCAACTTCCGCACGCGTGGAGCTTTCGTCCGACGGAAGGCATGGAGGTCGGGCAGATTGTTCGCCCACTCGGTTCCGTAGGTTGCTACGTACCCGGCGGACGCTATCCTTTGCCTTCCACGCTGCTGATGACGGTTACGCCCGCGCAGGTCGCAGGCGTCGAGCGCATCGTCGTCTGTTCACCGAAGCCTGCGCAGGAGACGCTCGCCGCTGCCTACCTCTGTGGCATCACCGAGTTTTACCGTGTCGGCGGAGCACAGGCGATCGCGGCCCTCGCGTACGGCACGGACACGATCGCTCCGGTCGACAAGATCGTCGGCCCGGGCAATCTATACGTGACTGCAGCGAAGGCGATCGTTTCGGCAGAGACGGGAATCGACATGCCTGCGGGTCCGACGGAGATCGTCGTCACGAGTGAGGCCGGAGATGCCAATGGCATCGCTGCTGATCTGGTCGCGCAGGCTGAGCACGATCCGGAAGCGCTCGCCATCTTCATTACCTCCAGGCCGGAATTCGCAGAAGAGGTGGTGCTGGAGGCCAAGCGGCTTGCCGAGGACAATCCGATCGCGCATCAGTCTTTGGGCGCCAATGCCGTGGCATTCATTACGGCGAATCCAGAAGAGGCGCATGCGCTGACAAACCGCCTCGCGCCCGAGCACCTGACGATCGACACGGGCGCGGACCTGCGCTGGGTGAAGAACGCGGGCTCCGTGTTCGTGGGCCATCACACACCGCAGTCAATGGGAGACTACGTCTCCGGCCCAAATCACGTGCTGCCGACAGGACGCAACGGGCGCATTCGCGGTGGCCTGAGCGTGCTCGATTTCGTGAAGGTGATTACTGTGCAGCAGTACACGCGCGAAGCTCTGCGCGAAATAGGGCCGCACACCATTGCGCTCGCCGAAGCCGAAGGCCTGAAGGCCCACGCTGAGAGCGTGCGTGTGAGAATGCGTTGATGTCAACGAATAGTGAGTAGTGAAGAGTGAATAAGACAACGACGCTCGTCAGCGAACCCGAGAATGCAACAGCGACCGTGCCACAGCCGCGTGCCCGCGTGCTCGCGATGCCGGAGTATCATCCGCCGCTCGCCGGCCGTAGCGCACTGCGACTGGACTTCAACGAGAACACATTTGCGCCGAGCCCGCGTGTGTTCGCGAAGCTGCAGCAGCTAACTGCAGAAGGACTCACGGTCTATCCGGAGCGCGAACCTGTTGAGCGCATCGTCGCGCAGCATCTTGGCGTTGCATCGAATCAGGTCATTCTTACGAATGGTGTCGATGAAGCGATCCACCTGATGGCGTGCGCGTTTCTCGATGAGGGAGATGAGGCGCTGATCTGCACGCCGACGTTCTTCATGTACGACGTTTCGGTTGGCATGATGACCTCTGGCCTGAAGAAGGTGCAGACGGACGACTCGCTCGAATTTCCGTTCCAGCGATTCCTGGCTGCGATTACACCGCGCACAAAACTCATTATTGTTGCTTCGCCGAACAATCCGACGGGAGCGACGGTCAGCCGCGAACACCTGCTCGCGATTGCGGCTGCGGCACCGCAGGCTGTGGTGATGGTGGACGAAGCGTACTTTCACTTCTTTGGTGACACCGTGCTGCCGGACATCGCGCACTTGCCCAATCTGGTTGTGGCGCGCACGTTTTCAAAGGCCTATGGACTTGCCAGCTTGCGTGTCGGCGCGCTGTTTGCCAACGAACGCCTGATTGGTTTTCTGCGCAAGGTTAGTTCGCCATACAACGTCAACGGCGTCGCGCTGGCGGTGTTGCCGGAAGCGCTGGCTGACGCGGACTATCTCAACTGGTACATCACACAGGTGCATCAGGGACGGGAGCGCGTCTTCGCTACGCTGCGTGAACTCGGAGTGCGTACGTGGCCTTCGGCGGCGAACTTCGTGCTGATGGACATCGGCCCGCGCCATAAGGAGCTTTGCGCGCGGATGCGCGAACGGGGTGTGCTGCTGCGCGATCGCTCGGCTGACCCAGGATGCGAAGGCTATGTTCGCATCACGGTGGGCGTGGAAGAGCATGTGACGCGAGGCATCGAGGCGCTGCGCGATGTGCTGAAAGAGATGCAGTGGACGCCTGAGGAGTCGCGGCGTCCGGCGACGACATCCAGCGAGGAGCGGGAGTTCGAATGATGCCGCGACGCAGCAAAGCTCTCGTGATTGCACCGTTGATTCCGCTGCTCGGGATTGTCGGATTTCTCGGTGTCAGCGAGTTGCAACACACGCGCTATCTTGCGCCGTTTGTCGTTGTGTGGTGCATGCTGTTCGCCGCTCTTTTCATCTACATTGCAAACCGGACGCTGGCAGCGCGGCGCGTTCGCGGGAGGTAGAGATTATGTCATTGGAGCAGAGACGCAAAAACGTTGTTGTTCTCGCCGCGTCGGTTGCCTGCATGGCGGCTCCGTGCACGGTGTTCGCGCGCCGCTTTCCGCATTTCGTGTGGGTGTGGATTGGGTTGATGTTGGTCACGCTTGTTTACGCGGGCGTTGAATTCAGAAAACTGAAGAAGGAAGAGAATGAGTGACATCGTCCAGGAGATAGGCGTTTCGCCGCAGCCCGCCGGCGCGGCGCGTGTGGCGACGATCGAACGCAACACGCTGGAGACGAAGATTTCGCTTCGCTTGAACGTCGACGGCACGGGACAGTACAACGTGTCGACGGGCATCCGTTTTTTCGACCACATGCTGGAAAGCTTTGCGCGTCACGGCGGGTTTGATCTGGAGCTGAAATGTGCCGGCGATCTTGATGTGGATCAGCACCACACCGTGGAGGATGTGGGCATCGCGCTGGGCGAGGCGTTTGCGGAGGCACTCGGCGACAAGCGCGGCATTCTCCGCGCCGGATATTTTGTGATGGCGATGGATGAGACGCTTGCGGTGTGCGCGGTTGATCTGTCGGGGCGTGTGGCGTGCGTTGTCGAGACCCAAGTCAATGTGCCGGTGGTTGGCGATCTGCAGAGTGAGCTGGTCACGGACTTCTTCGATGGCTTCGCGCGCGGATCGAAGGCGAACGTGCATGTGAAGACGATGTACGGGCGCTCGAATCATCACAAGATTGAGGCGATCTTCAAAGCGTTTGCGCGGGCGATGCGTGGCGCGTGCTCGCGCGATGAGCGCATGCGTGATCTGCTGCCGAGCACGAAGGGTCTGCTATGAGCATCGAGCTCTCGAAAGCGGCGCGGGCGGATGCGATTGCGTCGATTCAGCAGTACTTTGAGCGCAATATGCCGGAGCCGATTGGAGAGCTGCCGGCGGGTCTTCTGCTGAACTTTTTCGTCGAGGAGATTGGGCCGGCGATCTACAACAAGGCGATTGCAGATGCGCAGGCAAGGCTGACGATGCGTGTAAGTGATCTGTCCGGCGAGTTGTATGAGGATGAGTTTCAGTACTGGCCGCGAGTGGAAGCGAAGCGAGCGCGCCGATGATTGCGGTGATTGATTACAAAGCGGGGAATCTTACGAGCGTCGTGAAGGCGCTGCGGTATCTGGGCGCGAGCGACATAGTTGTCACGCAGTCGCCGGAAGATGTAATGCGCGCGGAAAAGGTCGTGCTGCCTGGGGTGGGGCACTTTCAGGCGACGCAGTTGCTTCATGATCTGCACCTCACGCAGGCTACGCGCATTGCCATCATGAATGGCGTGCCGTTCCTCGGAATTTGCGTCGGCCTGCAGTGGCTGTATGAGGGGTCGACGGAGGCGGAGGCGACGGAAGGTCTTTGCCAATTCACTTCGAAGTGCGAGCGGTTTCCGGCGGAGTTTGAAGGGTCGGAATTGAAGTCGCCGCATGTGGGGTGGAATTCGCTGGAGGAGATTCGGCCGGATTCGCGGCTGCTCGCGGGGATTGCGCCGGGGAGTTTTGTTTACTACACGCACTCATGGCGCGCGCCGGTGTCGGCGGACACGGCGGCGACGACGAGCTATGGTGGGCCGTTTACGGCGGCGGTGGAACGCGGGAATGTGATGGGCGTGCAGTTTCATCCCGAGAAGTCGGCTGAGACGGGATTGCGCGTGTTGAAGAATTTTCTGGAGCTGTAGGTGCTGACGAAACGAATCATCGCTTGTTTGGATGTGCGCGCGGGACGCGTCGTGAAGGGCATTCAGTTTGTAGACATCGTTGATGCGGGCGATCCGGCGGAGCTGGCGCATCGGCATGCGGCCGCGGGCGCGGATGAGATTGTGCTGCTCGATATTACGGCGACGCATGAGGGGCGCGGCACGCTGCTCGACACAGTGAAGCGCACGGCAGCGAATCTGTTTGTGCCGTTCACGGTGGGCGGAGGGATCCGGTCGGCGGAAGAGGCTGCGGCGGTGTTTGATGCGGGCGCGGACAAGGTGAGCATCAACTCGGCGGCGATTGCAAGGCCGGAGCTGATTGGAGAGATTGGGTCGAGTTTTGGCGCGCAGGCGGTGATTGTCGCGATCGATGCACGGCGAGCGAAGGGCACGGTGGACCCGGTTGGTGAGGCCGAAGTTTATGTCTCGGGTGGGCGCAAACCGACGGGACGGCGGGTGGTAGAGTGGGCCCGCGAGGCGGAACAGCGCGGTGCGGGCGAGATTCTATTGACGTCAATGGATTGCGATGGAACCCGCGACGGCTTTGATTGCGAGCTGACGCGGCGGGTGTCGCAGGCGGTGCAGATTCCGGTGATCGCGTCTGGCGGTGCGGGGAATGCGCAGCACTTTGCGGAAGTGTTCAAGGCTGGCAAGGCAGACGCGGCGCTGGCGGCGAGTATCTTCCACTTCGGAATCACCGACTCGCGCGCGCTGAAGGCAGAGGTTGCGCGAGCAGGAGTGCCGATGCGGTTACCCTGCTAGATTTTGCACAGCTGTCGCGGCATCCAATCATGTGGAGCGGACCGTATGGCAACACGAAAGAAGCCCTGTAGCGAAGGAAATGACACGGTACAGCCCGGCCTTCCGGCAGCGTACTACCAGGTGCACGCGCTGCTGGAGACTGTGCGCACGTTGGCGTGCTGCGAGGACGATCTTTGCGCGCTACTCGCTGAGATTCGGCGTAGCGGCAAGGTCGGCGCTGGAGCGCGTCGCGAGCTGCTCAAGGTGCTGCACAGCATGCCGGTAATGAATCTTCACGCCGAGATGGACGCCTGCATGGACGCGCTGGAGGAGGTCGCAGCCTGAGAGAATAGCCTCATGCTGATTCCTTCAATTGATCTTATGGGCGGCAAGATCGTCCAGCTTGTCCAAGGCGAAAAGCTCAAGCTCAGCTTCGACGATTTTGATTACTGGATTGAGCGGTTCTCGAAGTATCCGCTGGTGCAGCTCATCGATCTTGACGCGGCCATGAGGCAGGGCGATAACCGCGACTTGATCACGATGATCTGCAAGCGCATTCCGTGCCAGGTCGGCGGGGGTATTCGCACGGCTGCGGACGGCAAGCGGTTGCTGGATGCGGGAGCGAAGCGGGTCATCTATGGGTCGTCACTGTTTGGTGAGGAACCCGCCCGCGACGCGAATGCGCTGGAGTTCGCGGATGGCGCCGAGGAGTTTGCGCTGATTACGCCGCGCAAGCACCGGCTGATCCGGCTGGAGTTTGCAGCGGACCTGAAGAAGCAACTTGGCGAGGATGCGCTGTGCTTCTCTGTCGACACAAAGGATGGCCGTGTAGCAGTGCGCGGGTGGAAAGATTCCGTGGACCTGACGCCGGAGGAGGCGATTACGTGGCTCGAGGATTATTGCGGCGCTTTCCTCTACACGCACGTGGACACGGAGGGCACGATGCAGGGATTCCCGATGCACGTTGCAGCGACGCTGCGCTCGACGACGGCGAAGCAATTGATCGTCGCGGGCGGCATCAAGGAGCGTAAAGAGATTGACGAGCTCGACGCAATGGGCGTCGATGCTGTCGCGGGAATGGCCGTGTATTCGGGCGCGATCGAGGCGTAGCTACTCGATGTTGCCGGCGTTGTCGCTGTCGTTCGGGACAGCGTAGTAGCCTTTGCGGGCCTGGACTTTGAAGCCCTTGCCGCAGTCGAGCTCGATCTTGCGGTAGGTGCCGTCCGCGTTCTTGTTTGTCGGCGTGTAGCTCAGCAGGTATTGCGTGCGGAGCTCGTCTTGGATCTGGTCGAAGGCGTCCTCGAGCTTGCGTCCGTTGTTGCCGACGTTGATAACGCGGCCGCCGGTCGCTTCAGCGAGCGCGCCCATCGCGCTGGAGCCCATATACATCTCGCC
The genomic region above belongs to Acidobacteriaceae bacterium and contains:
- the hisB gene encoding imidazoleglycerol-phosphate dehydratase HisB, with protein sequence MSDIVQEIGVSPQPAGAARVATIERNTLETKISLRLNVDGTGQYNVSTGIRFFDHMLESFARHGGFDLELKCAGDLDVDQHHTVEDVGIALGEAFAEALGDKRGILRAGYFVMAMDETLAVCAVDLSGRVACVVETQVNVPVVGDLQSELVTDFFDGFARGSKANVHVKTMYGRSNHHKIEAIFKAFARAMRGACSRDERMRDLLPSTKGLL
- a CDS encoding DUF2164 domain-containing protein, with protein sequence MSIELSKAARADAIASIQQYFERNMPEPIGELPAGLLLNFFVEEIGPAIYNKAIADAQARLTMRVSDLSGELYEDEFQYWPRVEAKRARR
- the hisH gene encoding imidazole glycerol phosphate synthase subunit HisH, translated to MIAVIDYKAGNLTSVVKALRYLGASDIVVTQSPEDVMRAEKVVLPGVGHFQATQLLHDLHLTQATRIAIMNGVPFLGICVGLQWLYEGSTEAEATEGLCQFTSKCERFPAEFEGSELKSPHVGWNSLEEIRPDSRLLAGIAPGSFVYYTHSWRAPVSADTAATTSYGGPFTAAVERGNVMGVQFHPEKSAETGLRVLKNFLEL
- the hisF gene encoding imidazole glycerol phosphate synthase subunit HisF, which gives rise to MLTKRIIACLDVRAGRVVKGIQFVDIVDAGDPAELAHRHAAAGADEIVLLDITATHEGRGTLLDTVKRTAANLFVPFTVGGGIRSAEEAAAVFDAGADKVSINSAAIARPELIGEIGSSFGAQAVIVAIDARRAKGTVDPVGEAEVYVSGGRKPTGRRVVEWAREAEQRGAGEILLTSMDCDGTRDGFDCELTRRVSQAVQIPVIASGGAGNAQHFAEVFKAGKADAALAASIFHFGITDSRALKAEVARAGVPMRLPC
- a CDS encoding HisA/HisF-related TIM barrel protein; amino-acid sequence: MLIPSIDLMGGKIVQLVQGEKLKLSFDDFDYWIERFSKYPLVQLIDLDAAMRQGDNRDLITMICKRIPCQVGGGIRTAADGKRLLDAGAKRVIYGSSLFGEEPARDANALEFADGAEEFALITPRKHRLIRLEFAADLKKQLGEDALCFSVDTKDGRVAVRGWKDSVDLTPEEAITWLEDYCGAFLYTHVDTEGTMQGFPMHVAATLRSTTAKQLIVAGGIKERKEIDELDAMGVDAVAGMAVYSGAIEA